In Nostoc sp. UHCC 0926, a single genomic region encodes these proteins:
- a CDS encoding HoxN/HupN/NixA family nickel/cobalt transporter, which yields MLSGFSRVFNDSSRNVRRKVINIYAFLIGVNILVWVVALITFHRYPLLLGTAVLAYTFGLRHAVDADHIAAIDNVTRKLMQENKRPVSVGFFFSLGHSTVVIAASVAIALTTTTIHNDFPSLEKVGGLISSTVSALFLLAIAAINMVVLWDVYKTFQSVKQGGIYDEQSLDEFLNQRGLLGRIFRPLFRLIDSSWKMFPLGLLFGLGFDTATEVALLGISANQATLGLPIWSILLFPALFTAGMSLIDTTDGILMLGAYGWAYVKPIRKLYYNMTITLVSVLVAVIIGGIEALNIIGDQLQLKSPFWDFISQLGDNFGTIGYLIIAIFVLSWLLSTIIYKVNKYDELEVTSATTVKHRKNRH from the coding sequence ATGCTATCCGGATTTTCGCGTGTTTTTAACGATAGTTCCAGAAACGTTAGACGTAAAGTTATCAACATTTATGCCTTCCTGATTGGCGTGAATATTTTAGTCTGGGTAGTTGCTCTGATAACATTCCATCGCTACCCCCTTCTGCTTGGCACTGCCGTATTAGCTTATACCTTTGGTCTACGTCATGCTGTAGATGCCGATCACATCGCTGCGATTGACAATGTTACCCGTAAATTGATGCAGGAGAACAAACGACCTGTTTCTGTTGGGTTCTTCTTCTCTCTAGGTCATTCCACGGTTGTAATTGCCGCCTCTGTTGCGATCGCCTTAACCACTACAACCATCCATAACGACTTTCCCAGTTTGGAAAAGGTTGGAGGGCTAATTAGCAGTACCGTTTCTGCACTGTTCCTATTAGCAATTGCAGCAATCAATATGGTGGTGCTGTGGGATGTTTATAAGACCTTCCAAAGCGTCAAGCAGGGAGGAATCTACGACGAGCAATCCTTAGATGAATTTTTGAACCAACGTGGGCTACTCGGTCGCATCTTCCGTCCTTTGTTTCGGTTGATAGATAGTAGCTGGAAAATGTTTCCTTTAGGTTTACTTTTTGGTTTAGGCTTCGACACGGCGACAGAGGTAGCACTGCTAGGGATTTCTGCCAATCAAGCAACTCTTGGTTTGCCTATCTGGTCGATCCTATTGTTTCCAGCTTTGTTCACAGCAGGTATGTCCCTGATTGACACCACTGACGGTATTTTAATGCTTGGTGCTTATGGCTGGGCTTACGTAAAACCAATCCGCAAGCTCTACTACAACATGACCATCACCCTTGTTTCTGTACTAGTTGCTGTGATCATTGGCGGAATTGAGGCTCTCAACATTATTGGCGATCAGTTACAACTGAAAAGTCCGTTTTGGGATTTCATTAGTCAACTAGGTGATAACTTTGGCACAATTGGTTACTTAATCATTGCCATCTTTGTATTAAGTTGGTTACTTTCGACCATCATCTACAAAGTCAATAAGTATGATGAGTTGGAAGTCACTAGTGCTACAACCGTTAAACACAGGAAGAATAGGCATTGA
- a CDS encoding ATP-grasp enzyme, which translates to MREQIFAIFQNLGTLALLAIAFPFNCTVVLASLLWNFFSRLFSKQVVLNENPKNILIGGGRMTKTLQLARSFHAAGHRVILFDLDQYWFSGYRFSNSVAGFYTVPDSQEDLEGYTQAVRAIAKKENIDFFVPVGIFAASYFDSERKPVLSGCCENFHFDAETMKMLDNKFTFAEIARSLSLSVPKTFLITDSELVLKFDFANEKHKYILKSIVYDSVLRLDLTKLPMESYEKMALHLKSKPITKDNPWILQEFIPGTEYCTHSTVRNGELTVHCCCESSAFQVNYENVDHPEIQEWVSHFVKELQLTGQISFDFIQAEDGTIYAIECNARAHSAITMYYNHPGLADAYLNQEPLAEPLQPLSNSKPTYWLYHELWRLNEIRSLKQLKKWFKNILRGKDAIFEINDPLPFLMVHHWHIPLLLLDSLRSLRTWVRIDFCIGKLIQFGEDVKYKTSTSATSK; encoded by the coding sequence ATGAGAGAGCAGATTTTTGCAATATTCCAAAACTTGGGCACTCTTGCATTACTGGCGATCGCATTTCCCTTTAACTGCACCGTCGTACTCGCATCGCTGCTGTGGAATTTTTTCAGCCGACTGTTCAGCAAGCAAGTGGTTTTGAACGAGAATCCGAAAAATATCTTGATCGGTGGTGGTAGAATGACCAAAACCCTTCAGTTGGCGCGATCATTTCACGCTGCTGGGCATCGAGTCATTTTATTTGATCTCGACCAATACTGGTTCAGTGGTTATCGATTTTCCAACTCTGTGGCTGGCTTTTACACAGTTCCTGACTCCCAAGAAGACTTAGAAGGCTATACTCAAGCCGTGCGGGCGATCGCTAAAAAAGAAAACATAGACTTTTTTGTCCCGGTAGGCATTTTTGCAGCCAGCTACTTTGACTCTGAGCGCAAGCCAGTGTTATCAGGCTGTTGCGAGAATTTCCACTTCGATGCTGAAACAATGAAGATGCTGGATAACAAGTTTACCTTTGCAGAAATTGCCCGCTCACTCTCGCTATCTGTCCCGAAAACCTTCCTAATTACTGATTCAGAACTTGTTCTTAAATTCGACTTTGCCAACGAAAAGCACAAATATATTCTCAAAAGTATTGTCTATGACTCTGTTTTACGCTTGGATCTGACTAAGCTACCAATGGAGTCTTACGAAAAAATGGCGCTTCATCTTAAAAGTAAGCCAATTACTAAAGATAACCCTTGGATATTGCAAGAGTTTATTCCCGGAACAGAATATTGTACTCACAGTACAGTGAGAAATGGGGAATTAACGGTACACTGTTGCTGCGAATCATCTGCTTTTCAAGTCAATTACGAAAACGTTGATCACCCAGAAATTCAAGAGTGGGTGAGTCATTTTGTCAAAGAATTACAACTGACTGGACAAATTTCTTTTGACTTCATTCAGGCGGAAGATGGGACAATTTATGCGATCGAGTGCAACGCTCGTGCTCACTCTGCAATTACAATGTATTACAATCATCCAGGTTTAGCGGATGCCTATCTCAATCAGGAGCCTCTGGCTGAACCTCTGCAACCCCTGAGTAATAGTAAGCCTACTTATTGGCTTTATCACGAACTTTGGAGACTTAATGAAATTAGATCGTTAAAGCAGTTAAAAAAGTGGTTTAAAAATATTTTGCGAGGAAAAGATGCAATATTTGAAATTAACGATCCACTACCGTTTTTAATGGTACATCACTGGCACATTCCTTTACTATTACTCGATAGTTTGCGCTCCTTAAGAACTTGGGTGAGGATTGATTTTTGCATCGGGAAACTCATCCAGTTTGGAGAAGACGTAAAATATAAAACCTCTACCTCTGCAACCTCTAAGTAA
- a CDS encoding phenylacetate--CoA ligase family protein, translating to MNCKSQQQRAIKAFEDFLSTPLETLLQRHLNTQTSAALSLFHDVAANVPAYKAFLAEREINPATIQTLEEFQKLPAIAKQNYILRYPLADLCRNGQLQACDMIAASSGSSGKPTFWPRFFTDELQIATRFEQIFHDSFHADTRRTLAVICFTLGTWVGGIFTTNCCRYLASKGYPITVITPGNNKEEILRVVQELGSAFEQVVLLGYPPFLKDVIDTGIARSVEWQQYQIKLVMAGEVFSEEWRSLVGERVGSQNPCYDFASLYGTADAGVLGNETPLSICIRRFLAENPDAAKALFGESRLPTLVQYDPCSRFFEVEDGGLLFSGDNGIPLVRYDILDTGGIISYDAMLQFLAEWGFNPLENLRSDTQQSPRGIHQLPFVYVFGRSNFTVSYFGANIYPENVTVGLEQPIIQEWVTGKFVLQVQEDADKNRFLFVAVELAPGVEGSEAKRQAIASSILSQLLRLNSEFANYVPPEYQTPQVTLTLMGDFEYFPIGVKHRYTRK from the coding sequence ATGAACTGCAAATCACAACAGCAGCGAGCAATTAAAGCATTTGAAGATTTTTTGTCTACCCCCTTAGAAACGCTACTGCAACGGCATCTCAACACTCAAACTTCGGCAGCTTTGAGTTTATTTCACGATGTGGCGGCTAATGTACCAGCCTACAAGGCTTTTTTAGCAGAAAGGGAAATTAATCCCGCGACTATTCAAACCTTAGAGGAGTTTCAAAAACTCCCAGCGATCGCTAAACAAAATTATATACTGCGTTATCCTTTAGCTGACTTGTGCCGCAACGGGCAACTCCAAGCGTGCGACATGATAGCTGCTTCATCAGGTTCTAGTGGAAAACCGACATTTTGGCCCCGTTTTTTCACAGATGAACTCCAAATCGCCACACGCTTTGAACAGATTTTTCACGATAGTTTTCATGCAGATACTCGACGTACCCTAGCAGTGATTTGTTTCACTTTGGGCACTTGGGTAGGTGGAATATTTACTACTAATTGCTGTCGTTATCTTGCTAGCAAAGGTTATCCCATCACTGTAATTACTCCTGGTAATAACAAAGAAGAAATTTTGCGAGTTGTCCAAGAACTAGGTTCAGCATTTGAGCAAGTGGTGCTATTGGGATACCCGCCATTTTTAAAAGATGTGATTGATACTGGTATCGCCCGTAGTGTGGAGTGGCAGCAATATCAGATTAAGTTAGTGATGGCGGGAGAAGTATTTAGTGAAGAATGGCGGAGTTTAGTTGGCGAAAGAGTTGGTTCACAAAATCCTTGCTATGATTTTGCATCACTCTACGGGACTGCGGATGCGGGAGTTTTGGGTAATGAAACACCGTTAAGTATTTGCATTCGCCGTTTTTTGGCAGAAAATCCTGATGCAGCTAAAGCTTTATTTGGGGAATCACGTTTACCGACACTAGTACAGTATGATCCTTGCAGTCGCTTTTTTGAAGTTGAAGATGGCGGATTGCTGTTTTCTGGAGATAACGGTATTCCCTTAGTGCGTTATGACATCTTGGATACTGGCGGAATAATTAGTTATGATGCCATGCTGCAATTTTTAGCAGAATGGGGATTTAACCCGCTCGAAAATCTCCGTTCTGACACTCAACAATCACCTAGAGGTATTCATCAGCTACCTTTCGTTTATGTCTTCGGTCGTTCTAATTTTACAGTTTCCTACTTTGGTGCAAATATCTATCCAGAAAATGTGACGGTGGGATTAGAGCAACCAATAATTCAAGAATGGGTGACGGGTAAATTTGTATTGCAGGTGCAGGAAGATGCTGACAAGAATCGATTTTTATTTGTGGCTGTGGAGTTAGCACCAGGAGTAGAGGGTAGTGAAGCTAAAAGACAAGCGATCGCATCTTCTATTCTTTCACAACTGCTACGCTTAAATAGCGAGTTTGCTAATTATGTTCCCCCAGAATATCAAACACCACAAGTTACATTAACCCTAATGGGTGATTTTGAATATTTTCCCATTGGAGTGAAACATCGTTATACCCGTAAATAG
- a CDS encoding ATP-grasp domain-containing protein, which produces MRKHIFVVFQNLGTLVLLVIAFPLNCIVVLTSLLWNFIKQPFSKSTVVNPNSKNILIAGARMTKTLQLARSFHAAGHRVIIIDIEKFWPSGNKYSNSVAGFYTVPDPSKDLEGYVETLHAIAKKEKIDFFIPVAIFSVIHYDQGKPPLPDCVEFFHFDADVTKSLDDKFAFAETARSFGLSVPKSFKITDPEQVINFDFSQEKCKYILKSIPYDQIRRLNLTKLPGDTPAQTAAFVNSLPISEENPWIMQEFIPGKEYCTHTTARDGESRMYCCCESSAFQVNYENVDQREIMQWASHFTKELGKTGQLSFDFIQAEDGTVYAIECNPRTHSAITMFYNHPGVADAYLGKEPLAESLQPLGDSKPTYWLYHEVWRLNEIRSFKQLQTWVRNIRRGKEAIFEVSDPLPFLIVHHWQIPLLILDNLRRLKGWIRIDFNMGELIE; this is translated from the coding sequence ATGAGAAAGCATATTTTTGTAGTGTTTCAAAACTTGGGCACTCTTGTATTACTAGTGATCGCATTTCCCTTAAACTGCATCGTCGTCTTAACATCGCTACTGTGGAACTTTATTAAGCAACCATTTAGCAAGTCAACTGTTGTTAACCCCAATTCCAAAAATATCTTGATCGCTGGCGCGAGAATGACTAAAACCCTTCAGCTAGCGCGTTCATTTCATGCTGCTGGGCATCGGGTTATTATAATTGACATTGAGAAATTCTGGCCAAGTGGTAATAAATATTCCAACTCGGTTGCAGGCTTTTATACCGTTCCCGATCCAAGCAAAGACTTAGAAGGCTACGTTGAAACCCTACACGCGATCGCCAAAAAAGAAAAGATCGACTTTTTTATTCCGGTAGCGATTTTTTCCGTCATCCACTACGATCAAGGCAAGCCACCATTACCAGACTGTGTAGAGTTTTTCCACTTCGATGCTGATGTCACGAAGAGTCTGGATGACAAGTTTGCCTTTGCCGAAACAGCGCGATCGTTCGGTTTATCTGTCCCCAAATCCTTCAAAATTACCGATCCCGAACAAGTCATCAACTTTGACTTTTCTCAGGAGAAGTGCAAATACATTCTTAAAAGCATCCCCTACGATCAAATACGTCGCTTGAATCTCACCAAGCTACCTGGCGATACACCTGCACAAACAGCAGCATTTGTCAATAGTTTGCCGATCAGTGAGGAGAATCCCTGGATTATGCAGGAATTCATCCCTGGAAAGGAATACTGCACTCACACCACCGCGCGAGATGGAGAGTCAAGAATGTACTGCTGCTGTGAGTCATCCGCCTTTCAAGTCAATTATGAAAACGTTGATCAGCGAGAAATTATGCAATGGGCGAGTCATTTTACCAAAGAACTGGGAAAAACTGGTCAACTTTCCTTTGACTTCATCCAGGCAGAAGACGGAACTGTTTACGCGATTGAGTGTAACCCCCGGACTCACTCCGCCATTACTATGTTTTACAATCATCCAGGAGTAGCGGATGCCTATCTTGGTAAAGAGCCTCTGGCTGAATCTTTGCAGCCTCTTGGTGATAGTAAGCCAACCTATTGGCTGTACCACGAAGTTTGGCGGCTGAATGAGATTAGATCGTTTAAGCAACTGCAAACCTGGGTAAGAAACATCAGGCGGGGGAAAGAAGCAATTTTTGAGGTGAGTGATCCCTTACCCTTCCTGATAGTACATCACTGGCAGATTCCCTTACTGATTCTTGATAATTTACGAAGACTCAAAGGTTGGATAAGAATAGACTTTAATATGGGCGAGCTTATAGAGTGA